A portion of the Candoia aspera isolate rCanAsp1 chromosome 18, rCanAsp1.hap2, whole genome shotgun sequence genome contains these proteins:
- the LOC134507083 gene encoding espin-like protein → MTEDDILHIEKQIQNLQVVRKVQKVETELEQLEQELQQLLPVSAALAKEHFTVNPKRMHGRAEDLPAWCNKISILLKSMSILLAMLGGKATSLAEMVTSETLVQKAEDAQGVPLAAPTIKDGLSPVARSQSFSCSREEVEKEIMQWGVSVKNLKANYEVHVQEQLISAASRRVYKRKRSLPVGTAQFTLGREPILEEDYIMGLEPFSVLGEQEISVGGLEAPIQLSHAPLLYEEGPSPFSRGDSFAEAMFSPDHMTRSLPVQTELSCVQDYIDTRKERIVYLFLEHWKRWTFTESGRQVQPQRRAEILSPNLEEGHKAYNRSALIATGPKPSEDHQLLYFMKQRQVVGKLLTHWRSIISQVPTRQIRRLSRTDIFYWPEHFLPHVNGSPAEYDSLTLDLFMLGYFQLLEMDMSREERKFRHLLCYEMFDRLGSHSWEIIRQFHKVVMEAVEVGKRDWLDGFEDLKQRFFRESLLLDHGTTPSVDVPAENQHPPPALSHQEPSQSLVSSTQEPKAVADELAVVPAPKTRKNSIQLISELGEFSNEDICRYIDRSFSFWKEKEAEMFDI, encoded by the coding sequence ATGACCGAGGACGACATCCTCCACATCGAGAAGCAGATCCAGAACCTCCAAGTCGTGCGCAAGGTCCAGAAAGTGGAGACCGAACTGGAACAGCTCGAGCAGGagctgcagcagctgctgccCGTCTCTGCCGCCTTGGCGAAGGAACACTTCACCGTCAACCCCAAGCGCATGCACGGCCGGGCGGAAGATCTCCCTGCTTGGTGCAACAAGATCTCCATTCTCTTGAAAAGCATGTCTATCCTTCTGGCCATGCTGGGGGGCAAAGCCACCAGTCTGGCCGAGATGGTGACCTCCGAAACGTTGGTGCAGAAGGCCGAGGATGCACAGGGAGTCCCGTTGGCAGCACCCACTATTAAAGATGGCCTGAGCCCCGTGGCCCGTTCTCAGTCCTTCAGCTGCAGCAGGGAGGAGGTGGAGAAGGAGATCATGCAGTGGGGGGTGTCAGTGAAGAATCTGAAGGCCAACTATGAGGTCCAcgtgcaggaacagctgatcagcgCAGCATCCCGCCGGGTGTACAAAAGGAAGCGCTCCCTGCCGGTGGGAACGGCTCAGTTCACTCTCGGTCGAGAGCCCATTTTGGAAGAAGACTACATCATGGGCCTCGAGCCGTTCAGCGTACTAGGAGAGCAGGAGATCTCCGTTGGTGGACTGGAAGCCCCCATTCAGCTCTCCCATGCCCCTCTTCTCTACGAGGAGGGGCCCAGCCCATTCTCCAGGGGGGACTCCTTCGCGGAAGCCATGTTCAGCCCTGACCACATGACCAGGAGCCTCCCGGTGCAGACGGAACTGAGTTGCGTCCAAGACTACATCGACACGCGGAAGGAACGGATTGTCTATCTCTTCCTGGAGCACTGGAAGAGGTGGACTTTCACTGAATCGGGCCGGCAGGTTCAGCCACAGAGGAGGGCGGAGATTCTGAGTCCCAATCTGGAGGAAGGCCACAAAGCGTACAACCGGTCTGCGTTGATAGCCACAGGGCCGAAACCCAGCGAGGACCACCAGCTCTTGTACTTCATGAAGCAGCGGCAAGTGGTAGGCAAGTTGCTCACCCACTGGAGAAGCATCATCAGCCAAGTTCCCACGAGGCAAATCCGCCGCCTGAGCCGCACTGACATATTCTACTGGCCTGAGCATTTCTTGCCCCACGTCAATGGCTCGCCGGCGGAGTACGACAGCCTCACCTTGGACCTCTTCATGCTAGGTTACTTCCAGCTTCTGGAGATGGACATGAGCCGGGAGGAACGCAAGTTTCGCCACCTGCTCTGCTATGAGATGTTTGACCGTCTGGGCAGTCACAGCTGGGAGATCATCCGCCAATTTCACAAGGTGGTGATGGAAGCAGTGGAGGTCGGGAAGCGGGATTGGCTGGATGGCTTTGAGGACCTCAAGCAGAGGTTCTTCAGGGAGAGCCTGCTGCTGGACCACGGGACTACCCCCAGCGTGGATGTACCAGCAGAGAACCAGCACCCTCCCCCTGCTCTCTCCCACCAGGAACCTTCTCAGTCCTTGGTTAGCAGCACCCAAGAGCCCAAGGCAGTTGCAGATGAGCTGGCTGTTGTCCCAGCCCCCAAAACTAGGAAGAACTCCATCCAGCTCATTTCAGAGCTTGGGGAGTTCAGCAACGAAGATATTTGCCGCTATATAGACCGTAGCTTCTCGTtctggaaggagaaggaggctgAGATGTTCGACATCTGA